TGGTCCAGCAGCAACAGCTTGATGTCGCCGCCGACCAGCCATCGGGCCAGAACGACCTTCTGCTGGTTGCCACCGGACAGCCGCTGGATGGCGGTGTCACGGCCCGGCGTCCGGATGGAGAGCCGGCTGATCCAGCTGTCCACCAAGGCCGCCTGTTTCCTGGGCGCTACCAGGGGCCCTGAGCAACGAGCCTTCTGCTTGGTCAGAGTCATGTTCTCGGCCACCGACATCGGGCCCACCATGCCCTCGAGCTTGCGTTCGGCGGGTACGTAGCCGATGCCGGCGGCGCAGGCGGCACGGGTGCCGGGCAGGTCGAGCACCTTCCCGTCCATCAGGATTTCACCGGTCGTCGTCGGCTCGGCGCCGAACAGCGCGCGGCAGACCTCTTCGCGACCGGAGCCGTGGACGCCGACGATCGCCACGATCTCGCCCGCCGCGATGTCGAGGTCGACGTCGCGGAACGACTTGCCCGACAGGCCGCGGACGGACAGCCGGGCCTGCTCGGCCACGACCGGCGCGGCGGCGTTCCCGTGATAGTGATCGTCGGACCCGGTGGACCCGATCATCATCCGGTGCAGCTCACGCGGAACGGCACCGGCCGTGGCGACCTCACCGACCGACTGGCCGCTGCGCAGTACGGTCACGCGGTCGCACACGTCCAGTACTTCGTCCAGACGGTGCGAGACGAACACCACGGAAGCGAACTCACGCAGCCGGCGGATCTGCTCGAAGAGGGTCTCGATCTCCTTCGACTCCAGCACCGACGTGGGCTCGTCGAGGATGACGACCGGCGCGTGCCGGCTCCGCTCCTCGATCCGCAGCACCTTCGCGATCTCGACCATCTGCCGGTCGGCGAACGACAGCGTGTCGGTCCGGGCCAGTGGATCGATGCTCGAGCCGATCTTGTCCAGTTGCTCCTGGGCCAGGCGGCGAAGGGCATCCCAGCGGTAGATTCCCCGGCGTACCGCGTTTCCCTCGCTGCCGAGGACGATGTTCTCGGCAGCGGTCAGGTTGGGCACCAGGGACTGTTCCTGGAAGACCATTCCGATGCCGTGGCCGGCGGCGTCGACGACGCTGCGCAGCTTGACGGGCTCACCGCGGACGTAGATCTCGCCGGCGTCGGGGCGGACCAGACCGACCAGTGCCTTGAGCAACGTGGACTTGCCCGCGCCGTTCTCACCGGCCAGACCGAGGACCTCGTGCTGGCGTACCACCAGGTCGACGCCGTCGAGGGCCTTGACGCCCGGATAGTGCTTGACGAGGCCACGGACCTCCAGCGCCGGCACGGAGGTTGTGGGCTCCTGGGCGACGTGAACACTCATTTGACCACCTGGTTCCTTCGACGCTGAGGGATGACCGCCGCGGCCACCGCGGCCACGACGATGAGACCCTGGACACCGCCTTGCCAGTACGGGCTGACTCCGACCTGCACCAGGCCGTTGGTGAGTACCACCACGAGCAGGACGCCGACGGCCGAATGCAGGACGCCACCTCGGCCCCCGGTGAGCAGGGTGCCGCCGACGACCGCGGCAGTGATGGCTGAGAAGTCGTAGCCGTCACCGGCCTGGACGAGACCGGCGCCGAGCTGACTGGTCACCATCACACCACCGAGGCCGTAGAACGCGCCCGCGAGGGTGAAGACCGCGATCTTGTACGGCTGGACCCTGACGCCCGAAAGCGTCAGGACCTCCTCCGCGCCTCCGATCGCGAAGGCGTAGCGACCGAGCCGGGTGTACCGCTGGATGAGCCACCCCACCACCAGGCAGGCGGCGGCGATCCAGGTGAGGTAGGAGAATCCGAGCAGGCGCTCGATCGCCCAGCTCTCGAGCATGGTGTCGGAGATGTTGGGCTGGACGCCGGCGAACAGCAAGGTCGCGACACCGAGCCCGATCGCCGACACCCCCAGCGTGGCCATGAACGACGGCACCTTCAGGAACACCAGCGCCAATCCGCTGACGCAGCCGAACGCGGCACCGACCAGCACCGCGACGGCGATCGCGAGGACCCCGAAGTCGTTGTCGTTGCGGTTGTTCGCCACCAGGAGCGACACGGTCAGGGCCGAGGCGCCCATCACCCCGGCGGCCGACAGGTCGATGGACCCCATCATCAGCACGAACGTGATGCCGCAGGTGACGACGGCCAGCACCGCGGCCGCGTCCATGATGTTCTGCACGTTGCCGATGCTGCGGAACTGCGAGCTCAGGGCCGAGAAGACCACGAAGATGACCACCAGGGCGGCCGGTGGGCCGGCGTCCCGCAACGACACCCGTCGTCGAGGCTGGGAACGAGACGCCGGCGCGACCCGCGTCGTCAGGCTCACGACAGGGAACCAGCCACGCGGTTGAAGACGTTGGCGCACTTGAAGTCGTCCGGATTCGTCTTCGGCTGCTGGAAGTCGGCGACGTTGTCCTTGCTGATGAGGAACTGCTCGGCGAAGAACGCGCGGTTCTCGGCCGCGATGTCACCCGCCGCCAGCTCGCCGGTGGCGACGCAGTAACCGATCGCCAGGCCGATCCCTCCCTGCCACGGGCCGTCGCTGGAGACGGTAGCGGTCATGGAGCCGTTCTTGATCGCGGTCAGAGCGTCCGGTACGGCGTCGATGCCGACCACCGCCACCTTCCCGGCCCGGCCGGCCTGCTGGAGTGCCTCCAGTGCGCCGAGCGCCATGTCGTCGTTGGCGGCCCAGATGCCCTTGACCTTGTCGCCGTGCTTGGTCAGCAGCGTCTTGGTGACCGCGAGCGCCTCGGCCCGGGAGAAGTTGGCCGCCTGCTGGTCGAGCAGCTTGACGCCGGTGTTCTTCGCGAGGGAAGCCTCGAGGCCTTTGAACCGGTCCTTGGCGGCTGCCGTGTCGAGGACACCCTGCAGAGCGATGATGCCGCCCGAGCCGCCGATCGCCGTGGCCAGCGCGTCGCCGATCTGCTGGCCCGACTCGACCCCGTTGTAGGTGATGTGGCTGAGCCACTTGGCGTAGTCGGTCGGCTTGAGGTCGGCCGGCTTGTTCCACTGGGTGACGAGGTAGGCCCCGGCCTGGTCGGCACCCTTGACGATCGGGGTGGTGTCGGAGTCGCCGTTGGGCAGCACGTTCATCACCAGGCATGACGTGTTGCCGGCCAGGACCTGGCTGATCTGCTCCTGCTGCTTGGTGGAGTCACCGCCGTACGTCAGACGCTCCTGGGTGAGGCCGACGGACTTGGCGAACGTGTCGCCCCCGGCCAGCCACGAAGCCTCGTAGGGGTTGGACTCGTTGCGAACCTGGCCCACCAGCTTGACCTCGGACGGTTCGCACTTGCCCGCGTCCGCGGAACTGTTGCCTCCACCGGCCTCCTCGCTGCAACCCACGAGCGTGGCGGCGGCCAGTGACAGGCCGATGAGGGCCGCGGCAGGGCGAGAGGTGAACTTCATGGTCGTTCCTCGTTTTCTTCGGTGCCGGGGCTCCGGCGGGGTGGCACGGACGGAAAAGGAGCTGCCGGGGTCAGCGGGCCATCCAGCCCCCGTCGACGACGAGGACGTGTCCGTTGACGTAGTCGGCGGCGCCCGAACTCAGGAACACCACCGACCCGGCGATGTCGGAGGCGGCTCCCCAGCGACCGGCGGGGATGCGCTCGAGGATTGAGCGGGAACGATCGGGGTCTTCCCGCAGGGCGGTCGTGTTGTCGGTGGCGATGTAGCCGGGCGCGACGGCGTTGACCTGTACGCCGAGCGGGCCCCACTCGTTGGCCAGGGCCTTGGTGATGCCGGCGACGCCGTGCTTGCTGGCGGCGTACGACGCGACGCGGATCCCGCCCTGGAAGGACAGCAGACTGGCGATGTTGACGATCTTGCCGTGGCCCCGCTCGGCCATCGGGCCCCCGAACTGCCGGCACAGGAAGAACAGGCCGGTCAGATTGGTGTCCAGCACCCGGTTCCAGGACTCGTGGCTCACCGCCACCGAGTCCTGGCGGTCGATGATGCCGGCGTTGTTGACCAGGATGTCGACCCGCCGGTCGGCGCTGACTTCGGCTCCGACGCGTACGACGGCCTCGTGGTCGCTGACGTCGAGGTCGACGACCTCGACGGCACGGCCGAGGTCGGCCACCTGGTCGTAGGTGGAGGACTGACTCTCGGGCCGGCCCAGCAGGACCAGGTCGGCACCCGCCTGAGCCAGCCCGATGGCGACGGCCTGCCCCAAGCCGCGGCCGGCGCCGGTGACGACGGCGCAGCGGCCGTGGAGGTCGAAGGGCGAGCGGAGTTCGGCGGCCGTCTGTGTGGTCACAGGTCCTCCAGTGGTACCGGGGTCAGATCGGTGTAGGTGTTGTTCTCGCCGGCCATCGCCCAGATGAAGGCGTACGAACCGGTGCCTGCGCCCGAATGGACCGACCAGGGTGGTGAGATGACCGCCTCGCGATCCCGTACGACGAGGTGGCGGGTCGCGCCGGGCCGGCCGAGGAAGTGGAAGACCCGGTCGGTTTCGGCGAGGTCGACGTACAGGTAGACCTCGGTCCGCCGGTCGTGCAGGTGCGGCGGAAAGGTGTTCCACACCGAGCCGTCGGCGATGACGGTGACGCCGAACTGGAGCACCGAGGTCTGCAGCTCCTGACCCCAGGCATACCGGTAGAGGCTGCGCTCGTTGGCGCCTTGCGCCGTACCGAGCGCGACCGGCTCGATCGCCGGGTGACTGAGCGCGGTGGTCGGGTAGGTCGCGTGGGCCGGAGCGGAGACGAAGTAGAACGCGGCGTCCGCGCCGGCGAAGGCGACCTCGCTGCCGCGACCGACGAACAGCCCGTCGAGGTGCTGGAGCTCGAACTTCTCACCGTCGACGAGCACGTGGCCGGGCTGCCCGACGTTGATGATGCCGAGTTCGCGGCGCTCGAGGTGGAATGCGGTGCCGAGCACGTCCCAGGCCGGCAGCTCGAGCGGGCCGTCGCCGGGAACAGCGCCGCCGACGACCAGCCGGTCGTCGTGGGTGTATGCCCCGTTCACCTCTCCGGTGCGAAACAGGTTCTGCACGAGGAAGTTCTCCCGCAGGTCCGCATTCGTCGCCGTCTCCACGCTGGACGGCGCTGCGGAGTACCGAACTTCGATCAACGCGCTCTCCTCGCTATCTGAACCACGTTCTGCTACGTGAATTAGGGCAGAAAGTACCTGTGGCTCCGATCACAGGTCAAGGGGTCGAAGTTGGTCCATATATGTGGACAGTGGTGTAGCATCGCGCTGAGCGCGAGTACGCCGCGCCACGATGAACAGGAGGTCTCGGTGGGTACGGAGAAGACGGGGATCAGCAGCTCCACCACCGGACAGGTCAAATCCGCCGCGCGCGTCCTCGACGTCCTCGACGACATCGCCGCTCGCGGGCCCGGCACCCAACTGCAGCTGGCCAACCGCCTGGGGATTCCGAAGAGCAGTCTGCACGCGCTCCTGCGCACCATGTGCGCTCGCGGCTGGCTGGACACCGACCAGACCGGCAGCGTCTACCGTCTCGGGATCCACACCTTGACGGTCAGTTCGGCCTACCTCGACGGCGACCCGGTCCTGTCACGCGCGTCCTCGGTGATGGACGAGATCGCGGCAGCCACCGAGGAGACGGTGCACCTGGGTCGCCTGGAGGGCTCGGACGTCATCTACACGGCCAAACGCGAATCCAAGCACCCGTTGCGCATGCACTCGGCCGTCGGCCGCCGGCTGCCGGCGTACGCCACGTCCCTCGGCCGGGCGATGCTCGCCGAGCAGCCCGAAGCCGTCCGCGACACGCTCATCCCCCACCAGATCGAGCCCCTCACCGCCCAGGCGACCACGGATCGGGGCGCCCTGCTCGCGATCATCGAGAAGGCCCAACAGGTCGGCTACGCAGAGGAGAGCGAGGAGTCCTGCCTGGGCGTCCGCTGCTTCGGCGTCGCACTGCCGTTCTCACGCGCCTCGACCGACGCGCTCAGCGTCGCGGTCCCGATCAGCCGCCTCGACCAAGCCCGCGAAGACTTCATCATCGAGATGTTGCTGAGCGTGAAAGCCAGACTGTCCGCGCTGCACGACAACAGCATGATGCGCTGACGCTTCGGTCCAGAAGTCGACGAAGTGGTTCGGCATTTCACGGTCGATGGCGGCAGACAGCCGGTCGGCAGTTGCTGTCTCCGCGGTGGTGCCGGCCGTGATCGCCGCGGCGTCGATCAGGGCGTTGCGGGCTCCGATCTCCTTGCTCTGAACAGCGCGACTCCGGACGCGCACGCCGCGACCAGGCCGCCCACGCCGGCGACGACGAAGGTGACGCGGGCGTTGGTGTGTTCGAGGAGGAGACCGCCGAGCACGTAGGAAATGCCGGCGGCCAGGCCGATCGCGCCGTACAGGTTGCCGAAGACGCGGCCGAGCATGGCGGCCGGTACGACGCGTTGCAGGTGGGTGTTGATCGCGACGTCGAGCGCGGCGATGCCCAGGCCGCGGATGGTCTGCAGTGCGAGCGCGGTCCAGACCGCCCAGGCGAGGCCGGTGAACAGGTTGCCCGCGCTGCTGATCGCGAACCCGACGACCAGGAGGACCGGCATGCTGAACCTCGGGGCGAAGCGGGTCAGCAGCGCGTACCCGATGACGAGACCGATCCCGACTCCGGCGTACAGGGTGGCGGCGGCGGAGTCCCCACCGCCGAGCTCGTCCTTCGCGAGGAACACCATCGCAACGTCGTCCACCCCGCTGAACGCCACCACGGCGAAGAACCCCAGCCCGATCACCCGGACCGCCTTCGTCTTCCAGATGTAGCCGAGCCCCGCGCGTGCGTTGTCGATCAGCGACCCGTCCTGGTGCTCCGGACTCGGCGGCAGCGACGGCAGCCTGGCGAGCAGCGCCGCCGACACCAGGAACGTCGCCGCATCGATCAGCAGGATCGCCCGTACGTCGAGCACGAGGAACAAGCCTGCCGCGATCAGCGGCCCGATCGCCTCCATCCCGTTCGTTCCCGCACCCAGCGCCGAGTTCGCCGTCTCCAGTTCCTCGTCCTTGACCAACGCCGGCACCGCACTCCGCGACCCGGCCTGGAAGACTTGGGCCACCACGCCTCGTACCGCCACCAGCACCAGCAGCACCGGCAACGGCGGCAGGACGAACGCCATAACCGCCACCAGCCCCGCCTGCAGCAGGTCGCAGGTCACCATCACTTTCCGCAGATCGAACCTGTCCCCGATGGCCCCCGCCAGAGCCCCGAACAGTCCCGGAGTGAAGTCCCCCGCCAGCAGCAACAGGGCCACCGCCAGCGCGGCCCCCGTGGAAGCCTCGACGTACAGCAGCAACGCCACAAGCCCGAGCGAGTCCCCCAGAAACGAAACCGACCGGGCCGAGAACAACAGCCCGAACCGCCCGCGCACCACAGCCGTCACGGTCACCGCCCTACCTTGACCCATCCACTCCACCCCCGCAACAGACTTGTACCGCGCGACATCCGCCACCACAGGCGGTCAGAAGAGACGCTGCATCCACAGAGAACTGATGTATTGCCCGTCCTTCACCGCGTACTCGTGGAACGTGCCCACATCAATGAATCCGAAGTGCCCGCAGGTTCTCGTCGTTGACGATCATCGCGCTCATTGAGGTACATCAAGAGGTGCGTTGGCGCCCCGCTGCCTCCACTCTCGCGCCGCCGACAGCACCGACCCTCGCGAAACGTGAGACAGTCGACGTATACGGCCGCCCCGGGTTCACCCCCGCGGGCACCTTCACCCCGGAGTGGACGCCGCCTCATCCA
The Kribbella italica DNA segment above includes these coding regions:
- a CDS encoding sugar ABC transporter ATP-binding protein; the encoded protein is MSVHVAQEPTTSVPALEVRGLVKHYPGVKALDGVDLVVRQHEVLGLAGENGAGKSTLLKALVGLVRPDAGEIYVRGEPVKLRSVVDAAGHGIGMVFQEQSLVPNLTAAENIVLGSEGNAVRRGIYRWDALRRLAQEQLDKIGSSIDPLARTDTLSFADRQMVEIAKVLRIEERSRHAPVVILDEPTSVLESKEIETLFEQIRRLREFASVVFVSHRLDEVLDVCDRVTVLRSGQSVGEVATAGAVPRELHRMMIGSTGSDDHYHGNAAAPVVAEQARLSVRGLSGKSFRDVDLDIAAGEIVAIVGVHGSGREEVCRALFGAEPTTTGEILMDGKVLDLPGTRAACAAGIGYVPAERKLEGMVGPMSVAENMTLTKQKARCSGPLVAPRKQAALVDSWISRLSIRTPGRDTAIQRLSGGNQQKVVLARWLVGGDIKLLLLDHPTRGLDIGARSEVYRLMRELAASGVATLLLADSLEEAIGMADRILVMNDGRVAAEVACPNGGKPSPLDLVKEMV
- a CDS encoding ABC transporter permease, with the protein product MSLTTRVAPASRSQPRRRVSLRDAGPPAALVVIFVVFSALSSQFRSIGNVQNIMDAAAVLAVVTCGITFVLMMGSIDLSAAGVMGASALTVSLLVANNRNDNDFGVLAIAVAVLVGAAFGCVSGLALVFLKVPSFMATLGVSAIGLGVATLLFAGVQPNISDTMLESWAIERLLGFSYLTWIAAACLVVGWLIQRYTRLGRYAFAIGGAEEVLTLSGVRVQPYKIAVFTLAGAFYGLGGVMVTSQLGAGLVQAGDGYDFSAITAAVVGGTLLTGGRGGVLHSAVGVLLVVVLTNGLVQVGVSPYWQGGVQGLIVVAAVAAAVIPQRRRNQVVK
- a CDS encoding sugar ABC transporter substrate-binding protein codes for the protein MKFTSRPAAALIGLSLAAATLVGCSEEAGGGNSSADAGKCEPSEVKLVGQVRNESNPYEASWLAGGDTFAKSVGLTQERLTYGGDSTKQQEQISQVLAGNTSCLVMNVLPNGDSDTTPIVKGADQAGAYLVTQWNKPADLKPTDYAKWLSHITYNGVESGQQIGDALATAIGGSGGIIALQGVLDTAAAKDRFKGLEASLAKNTGVKLLDQQAANFSRAEALAVTKTLLTKHGDKVKGIWAANDDMALGALEALQQAGRAGKVAVVGIDAVPDALTAIKNGSMTATVSSDGPWQGGIGLAIGYCVATGELAAGDIAAENRAFFAEQFLISKDNVADFQQPKTNPDDFKCANVFNRVAGSLS
- the kduD gene encoding 2-dehydro-3-deoxy-D-gluconate 5-dehydrogenase KduD, with the translated sequence MTTQTAAELRSPFDLHGRCAVVTGAGRGLGQAVAIGLAQAGADLVLLGRPESQSSTYDQVADLGRAVEVVDLDVSDHEAVVRVGAEVSADRRVDILVNNAGIIDRQDSVAVSHESWNRVLDTNLTGLFFLCRQFGGPMAERGHGKIVNIASLLSFQGGIRVASYAASKHGVAGITKALANEWGPLGVQVNAVAPGYIATDNTTALREDPDRSRSILERIPAGRWGAASDIAGSVVFLSSGAADYVNGHVLVVDGGWMAR
- the kduI gene encoding 5-dehydro-4-deoxy-D-glucuronate isomerase, yielding MIEVRYSAAPSSVETATNADLRENFLVQNLFRTGEVNGAYTHDDRLVVGGAVPGDGPLELPAWDVLGTAFHLERRELGIINVGQPGHVLVDGEKFELQHLDGLFVGRGSEVAFAGADAAFYFVSAPAHATYPTTALSHPAIEPVALGTAQGANERSLYRYAWGQELQTSVLQFGVTVIADGSVWNTFPPHLHDRRTEVYLYVDLAETDRVFHFLGRPGATRHLVVRDREAVISPPWSVHSGAGTGSYAFIWAMAGENNTYTDLTPVPLEDL
- a CDS encoding IclR family transcriptional regulator domain-containing protein; the protein is MGTEKTGISSSTTGQVKSAARVLDVLDDIAARGPGTQLQLANRLGIPKSSLHALLRTMCARGWLDTDQTGSVYRLGIHTLTVSSAYLDGDPVLSRASSVMDEIAAATEETVHLGRLEGSDVIYTAKRESKHPLRMHSAVGRRLPAYATSLGRAMLAEQPEAVRDTLIPHQIEPLTAQATTDRGALLAIIEKAQQVGYAEESEESCLGVRCFGVALPFSRASTDALSVAVPISRLDQAREDFIIEMLLSVKARLSALHDNSMMR
- a CDS encoding MFS transporter, which codes for MTVTAVVRGRFGLLFSARSVSFLGDSLGLVALLLYVEASTGAALAVALLLLAGDFTPGLFGALAGAIGDRFDLRKVMVTCDLLQAGLVAVMAFVLPPLPVLLVLVAVRGVVAQVFQAGSRSAVPALVKDEELETANSALGAGTNGMEAIGPLIAAGLFLVLDVRAILLIDAATFLVSAALLARLPSLPPSPEHQDGSLIDNARAGLGYIWKTKAVRVIGLGFFAVVAFSGVDDVAMVFLAKDELGGGDSAAATLYAGVGIGLVIGYALLTRFAPRFSMPVLLVVGFAISSAGNLFTGLAWAVWTALALQTIRGLGIAALDVAINTHLQRVVPAAMLGRVFGNLYGAIGLAAGISYVLGGLLLEHTNARVTFVVAGVGGLVAACASGVALFRARRSEPATP